In Streptomyces chartreusis NRRL 3882, the following are encoded in one genomic region:
- a CDS encoding L-threonylcarbamoyladenylate synthase, with translation MAKYYDVHPDNPQPRTIGQIADSIRADALVAYPTDSCYALGCRLGSRDGIERIRTIRKLDDRHHFTLVCQDFAQLGQFVRVDNDVFRAIKASTPGSYTFILPATKEVPRMLQHPKKKTVGVRIPDHVVTQALLAELGEPLLSSTLLLPGEEEPMTQGWEIKDLLDHVLDGVVDSGDCGTEPTTVIDFSGGEAEIVRHGAGDTSRFE, from the coding sequence ATGGCGAAGTACTACGACGTGCACCCCGACAACCCCCAGCCCCGCACCATCGGCCAGATCGCCGACAGCATCCGTGCGGACGCTCTTGTCGCCTACCCCACGGACTCCTGTTACGCACTGGGCTGCCGCCTGGGCAGCCGTGACGGCATCGAGCGGATCCGTACGATCCGCAAGCTGGACGACCGGCACCACTTCACCCTCGTGTGCCAGGACTTCGCGCAGCTCGGTCAGTTCGTGCGGGTCGACAACGACGTGTTCCGCGCGATCAAGGCGTCGACGCCCGGCAGCTACACGTTCATCCTGCCCGCGACGAAGGAGGTGCCGCGCATGCTCCAGCACCCCAAGAAGAAGACGGTCGGCGTGCGGATCCCCGATCACGTCGTCACCCAGGCCCTGCTCGCCGAGCTCGGTGAACCGCTGCTGTCCAGCACCCTGCTGCTGCCCGGCGAGGAGGAGCCGATGACGCAGGGCTGGGAGATCAAGGACCTGCTCGACCACGTGCTGGACGGGGTGGTCGACTCCGGTGACTGCGGCACCGAGCCGACGACGGTGATCGACTTCTCCGGTGGGGAGGCCGAGATCGTGCGGCACGGCGCGGGCGACACCTCACGGTTCGAGTAA
- a CDS encoding dienelactone hydrolase family protein yields the protein MTAVQGTAVDIPTEDGTADAYLARPADGAAHPAVLLYMDAFGLRPWLRSMADRLAGEGYAVLVPNVFYRHGRAPLFELPELIDPGARPEIFERIMPVMQALTTERAMRDAGAYLRWLAESPAVADGPVALTGYCMGARLSLLTAGTYPERVAAAAGFHGGRLATDTPDSPHLVAGKVTAELYFGHADQDPSLPEEQIERLEEALTEAGVRHRCEVYTGAPHGFTQADTASYHKEGDERHWAALLDLLKRTF from the coding sequence ATGACCGCCGTACAGGGAACCGCCGTCGACATCCCCACCGAGGACGGCACCGCCGACGCGTATCTGGCCCGTCCCGCGGACGGGGCCGCCCACCCGGCGGTCCTGCTCTACATGGACGCCTTCGGCCTGCGCCCATGGCTGCGGTCCATGGCCGACCGGCTGGCCGGTGAGGGGTACGCGGTGCTGGTGCCCAACGTGTTCTACCGGCACGGCCGCGCCCCGCTGTTCGAGCTGCCCGAGCTCATCGACCCGGGGGCGCGGCCGGAGATATTCGAGCGCATCATGCCGGTCATGCAGGCCCTGACGACCGAACGGGCGATGCGGGACGCCGGCGCCTATCTGCGCTGGCTGGCCGAGTCACCCGCGGTGGCGGACGGTCCGGTCGCGCTGACCGGTTACTGCATGGGGGCGCGCCTGTCGCTGCTCACGGCCGGGACGTACCCGGAGCGGGTCGCGGCCGCAGCCGGTTTCCACGGCGGGCGGCTGGCCACGGACACGCCGGACAGCCCGCACCTGGTGGCCGGCAAGGTCACCGCGGAGCTGTACTTCGGCCACGCCGACCAGGACCCCTCGCTGCCCGAGGAGCAGATCGAGCGCCTGGAGGAGGCCCTGACCGAGGCGGGCGTCCGCCACCGCTGCGAGGTGTACACGGGCGCGCCCCACGGTTTCACGCAGGCCGACACCGCGTCGTACCACAAGGAGGGCGACGAGCGGCACTGGGCGGCTCTGCTCGACCTGCTGAAGCGCACATTCTGA
- a CDS encoding MHYT domain-containing protein translates to MEGTVEGFRYGAVTPVAAYLMACLGGALGLRCIVRSLLNARSWKPGWLALGAASIGCGIWTMHFIAMTGFHVEETRVRYDAATTVLSLVVAVAVVGVGVFIVGYRGTGRVALAVAGVVTGLGVAAMHYLGMAAMRLHGDIGYDPVGVVLSVLIAIAAATAALWSAVTIRGLMTSLGASLVMGVAVSGMHYTGMAAVSVHVHDTTGGTWEGDSPLSLLLPMLLGPVVFLLLAGVVVMFDPLLVHGERAENRSPARHPGRSAGVRAANSIPAPRTSWHDADSPTRGR, encoded by the coding sequence ATGGAGGGCACGGTCGAGGGGTTCCGTTACGGTGCGGTGACCCCGGTGGCGGCGTATCTGATGGCCTGTCTGGGAGGGGCGCTGGGGCTGCGGTGCATCGTGCGCTCGCTGCTGAACGCGCGGTCCTGGAAGCCGGGTTGGCTGGCGTTAGGCGCCGCCTCCATCGGGTGCGGGATCTGGACGATGCACTTCATCGCCATGACCGGCTTCCACGTGGAGGAGACCCGGGTCCGTTATGACGCGGCCACGACGGTGCTCAGTCTCGTCGTGGCCGTCGCCGTTGTGGGCGTCGGCGTGTTCATCGTCGGCTACCGCGGCACGGGACGTGTCGCCCTGGCGGTCGCGGGTGTCGTCACCGGACTGGGGGTGGCGGCCATGCACTACCTGGGCATGGCCGCGATGCGGCTGCACGGTGACATCGGCTACGACCCGGTCGGCGTCGTACTGTCCGTGCTGATCGCCATCGCCGCCGCGACGGCCGCGCTGTGGTCCGCCGTCACGATCCGCGGCCTGATGACGAGCCTCGGGGCGAGCCTGGTGATGGGCGTGGCGGTGTCCGGGATGCACTACACGGGCATGGCCGCCGTCAGCGTCCATGTGCACGACACGACCGGCGGGACGTGGGAGGGCGACTCGCCCCTGTCGCTCCTGCTGCCGATGCTGCTGGGGCCGGTCGTCTTCCTGCTGCTGGCCGGGGTCGTGGTCATGTTCGACCCGCTGCTGGTGCACGGTGAGAGGGCGGAGAACCGCAGCCCCGCCCGGCACCCGGGCCGCTCGGCCGGCGTCCGGGCCGCCAACTCCATTCCCGCGCCGCGCACGTCGTGGCACGACGCGGACTCGCCCACCCGCGGCCGGTGA
- a CDS encoding metallophosphoesterase family protein, whose product MSDSSRHTAEGAGWGTGERGAYRQLMPQQVEKISWLDPRMWWAARNGVLASWFGDPTGRTRGRWVTQRAAAGAPADKVIRRDDPERFSFLVIGDTGEGDDPQYAVVPGFLKVGLDTRFAVLASDVIYPVGSADDYHTKFFRPYRDYQAPIYAIPGNHDWYEDLGGFMRVFCDDAPPLPPEPRPRPLTRAWLRSLLWHRPRRDHGQHLAEARRLRSAPAQQAVQPGPYWAIDAGPVRIIGIDTGLLGTLDAEQGAWLREVSHGPRPKILVTGSPLYVDGRHEPCAIEGGGTVDDIVRDPAHHYVAAIGGDIHNYQRYPVRLDDGRTLQYVVAGGGGAFMHATHTIPRVNVANVTERDFRCYPLRGDSLAFYSRLYGRRLRMPRFFTLTEAEATAVIAERLGIPPTRVPGADTRVTRRVRLVAGLLGTGRRPDRAKRFRLPVRKIYTSLFSPSSATYSPPFFKCFLRLDVSPESVRLRCYAATGNRAQELAPPVEDEVTIPLR is encoded by the coding sequence GTGTCTGACTCCTCACGCCACACGGCCGAGGGCGCCGGCTGGGGCACCGGCGAACGCGGCGCCTACCGGCAGTTGATGCCGCAGCAGGTCGAGAAGATCTCCTGGCTGGACCCGAGAATGTGGTGGGCCGCCCGCAACGGGGTGCTGGCCTCCTGGTTCGGTGACCCGACCGGCCGCACCCGCGGCCGGTGGGTGACGCAGCGCGCGGCCGCCGGCGCACCGGCCGACAAGGTGATCCGGCGCGACGATCCGGAGCGCTTCTCGTTCCTGGTCATCGGCGACACCGGCGAGGGCGATGACCCCCAGTACGCCGTCGTGCCCGGCTTTCTGAAGGTCGGCCTGGACACCCGCTTCGCCGTGCTGGCCAGCGACGTGATCTACCCGGTGGGCAGCGCGGACGACTACCACACCAAGTTCTTCCGCCCTTACCGCGATTACCAGGCGCCGATCTACGCGATCCCCGGCAATCACGACTGGTACGAGGACCTCGGCGGATTCATGCGCGTCTTCTGCGACGACGCCCCGCCGCTGCCTCCCGAGCCCCGGCCGCGCCCTCTGACCCGGGCCTGGCTGCGGTCCCTGCTTTGGCACCGGCCGCGAAGGGACCACGGGCAACACCTCGCCGAGGCCCGGAGGTTGCGCTCGGCACCCGCCCAGCAGGCCGTCCAGCCGGGCCCGTACTGGGCGATCGACGCCGGACCCGTGCGGATCATAGGCATCGACACGGGCCTGCTCGGCACCCTCGACGCCGAACAGGGCGCCTGGCTGCGCGAGGTCTCCCATGGACCCCGCCCGAAGATCCTGGTCACCGGGTCGCCCCTGTACGTCGACGGTCGGCACGAGCCGTGCGCCATCGAAGGGGGCGGCACCGTCGACGACATCGTCCGCGACCCGGCGCACCACTACGTGGCGGCGATTGGCGGCGACATCCACAACTACCAGCGCTACCCGGTGCGGCTGGACGACGGGCGCACCCTCCAGTACGTCGTCGCGGGCGGCGGCGGGGCGTTCATGCACGCAACCCACACCATCCCCCGCGTCAACGTCGCGAACGTGACCGAGCGGGACTTCCGCTGCTATCCGCTGCGCGGCGACTCCCTCGCCTTCTACAGCCGGCTCTACGGCCGCCGGCTGCGCATGCCCCGCTTCTTCACGCTCACCGAGGCGGAGGCGACGGCCGTGATCGCGGAGCGCCTGGGCATCCCGCCGACCCGTGTCCCGGGCGCGGACACCCGCGTCACCCGGCGCGTCCGGCTGGTCGCCGGGCTGCTCGGCACCGGCCGCCGGCCCGACCGGGCCAAGCGGTTCCGGCTGCCCGTGCGGAAGATCTACACGTCGTTGTTCTCGCCGAGCTCGGCGACGTACAGCCCGCCGTTCTTCAAGTGCTTCCTGCGCCTGGACGTCTCCCCGGAGTCGGTCCGGCTGCGCTGCTACGCGGCCACCGGCAACCGCGCCCAGGAACTCGCCCCGCCGGTCGAGGACGAGGTGACGATCCCGCTGCGCTGA
- a CDS encoding LLM class flavin-dependent oxidoreductase: protein MPPTPRPLRKLGFLTIGLFDEADPRRGHESTLEIIELGERLGFDSAWVRHRHLQYGISSPVAVLSAASQRTRRIELGTAVIPLGWENPLRLAEDLATVDLLSGGRLNPGVSVGPPMHFDQVKGALYPDTSDAEDFGYGRVERLLDFVRGKPATDFSGTEGFETFSDRVQPHSPGLGRRLWYGGGSLRSARWAGEHGMNLLTSSVVKAEDPDGPHDFARIQLSHIRAFRAAHPDGEAARVSQGLVVIPTDSATPGQRARYEKYAAERTPRTAAPQGPARLLFAPDLVGTSEEIAERLHAHAAFREVDEVAFALPFTFEHEDYVQILTDMATKLGPALGRRPGAPQV, encoded by the coding sequence GTGCCCCCGACCCCACGACCGCTGCGCAAGCTGGGCTTCCTGACCATCGGGCTGTTCGACGAGGCGGATCCGCGGCGCGGCCACGAGTCCACGCTGGAGATCATCGAGCTGGGCGAGCGGCTCGGCTTCGACAGCGCGTGGGTGCGCCACCGCCACCTCCAGTACGGCATCTCCTCCCCCGTCGCCGTCCTGTCCGCGGCCTCGCAGCGCACCCGCCGCATCGAACTCGGCACGGCGGTCATCCCCCTCGGCTGGGAGAACCCGCTGCGCCTCGCCGAGGACCTGGCCACCGTCGACCTGCTGTCCGGGGGCCGGCTCAACCCGGGCGTCAGCGTGGGCCCGCCGATGCACTTCGACCAGGTCAAGGGCGCGCTCTACCCCGACACCTCCGACGCCGAGGACTTCGGCTACGGGCGGGTGGAGCGGCTGCTGGACTTCGTGCGGGGCAAGCCGGCGACGGACTTCAGCGGGACGGAAGGGTTCGAGACCTTCTCCGACCGGGTGCAGCCCCACTCCCCCGGCCTGGGCCGCCGCCTGTGGTACGGCGGCGGCAGCCTGCGGTCGGCCCGGTGGGCGGGCGAGCACGGGATGAACCTCCTCACCAGCAGCGTCGTGAAGGCCGAAGATCCCGACGGGCCGCATGACTTCGCGCGGATCCAGCTCTCCCACATCCGGGCGTTCCGCGCCGCCCACCCCGACGGCGAGGCCGCCCGCGTCTCGCAGGGCCTCGTCGTCATCCCCACGGACTCCGCCACGCCGGGCCAGCGCGCCCGCTACGAGAAGTACGCCGCCGAGCGCACTCCCCGTACGGCCGCACCGCAGGGCCCGGCGCGGCTGCTGTTCGCGCCGGACCTGGTGGGGACGTCGGAGGAGATCGCCGAACGGCTGCACGCGCACGCGGCGTTCCGGGAGGTGGACGAGGTCGCGTTCGCGCTGCCGTTCACCTTCGAGCACGAGGACTACGTCCAGATCCTCACGGACATGGCGACGAAGCTGGGCCCGGCACTGGGCCGGCGACCGGGCGCCCCCCAGGTGTAG
- a CDS encoding RNA polymerase sigma factor, whose amino-acid sequence MRRWAPPLGRLSDEALLAGMATGAPETALAFVRRFQRMVFGIAIAVVDDAQLAEDIAQQTFERAWRHAQVYDSRRGSVKTWLGTITHNLAIDAVRARKATPVSPEDLDALLGVMTRTPEQWALADEAASRIRAAVADLPRQQARAVVMAGVYGMTARQIAELEGIPLGTAKTRIRTAMGKLRKALGPQRADHD is encoded by the coding sequence ATGCGGCGATGGGCCCCACCACTCGGACGGCTCTCGGACGAGGCGCTGCTGGCGGGAATGGCGACCGGCGCCCCGGAGACCGCCCTCGCGTTCGTCCGCCGGTTCCAGCGGATGGTCTTCGGTATCGCCATCGCTGTCGTCGACGACGCCCAGCTCGCCGAGGACATCGCCCAGCAGACCTTCGAAAGGGCTTGGCGTCATGCGCAGGTCTACGACTCCCGGCGCGGATCGGTGAAGACCTGGCTGGGGACCATCACGCACAACCTTGCGATCGACGCCGTCCGCGCGCGCAAGGCGACCCCGGTCTCCCCCGAGGACCTCGACGCTCTGCTCGGCGTCATGACCCGGACGCCCGAACAGTGGGCACTGGCCGACGAGGCGGCATCCCGGATACGGGCCGCGGTGGCGGACCTACCGCGCCAGCAGGCGCGTGCCGTGGTCATGGCCGGGGTCTACGGGATGACCGCACGGCAGATCGCCGAGCTCGAAGGGATCCCCCTGGGCACGGCGAAGACGCGGATCAGGACGGCGATGGGGAAACTGCGGAAGGCTCTGGGACCCCAGCGAGCCGATCATGACTGA
- a CDS encoding cupredoxin domain-containing protein: MATMLMTFVRGNVGAGLAAGALAGILVACGGGYGDGGDSSSSAPDQSGKPGTTRVDVKLVDFKMELSEKTLKAGAYTFVVKNDGRHDHAMEIEGSGTEQKTRTLAPGESAHLSVSLKDGTYEVYCPVDGHKDMGMKTEVTVGGSGTETTNGDGY, translated from the coding sequence ATGGCGACGATGCTCATGACGTTCGTGCGCGGGAACGTCGGGGCCGGGTTGGCCGCCGGAGCGCTGGCGGGCATCCTCGTGGCGTGCGGAGGCGGATACGGCGACGGGGGTGACTCGTCATCGTCAGCCCCGGACCAGAGTGGCAAGCCGGGAACCACCCGGGTGGACGTGAAGCTGGTCGACTTCAAGATGGAGCTGTCCGAGAAGACGTTGAAGGCAGGTGCCTACACCTTCGTCGTCAAGAACGACGGCCGTCACGACCACGCCATGGAGATCGAGGGCTCCGGAACGGAACAGAAGACGCGGACGCTGGCACCCGGGGAGTCGGCGCATCTCAGCGTCTCGCTGAAGGACGGCACGTACGAGGTCTACTGTCCTGTCGACGGCCACAAGGACATGGGCATGAAGACCGAGGTCACCGTGGGCGGCAGCGGCACCGAGACGACCAACGGCGATGGCTACTGA
- a CDS encoding dihydrofolate reductase family protein, with translation MRSVTYSMNVSLDGYIVGPDGDFAWTAPDPDVFRFWIDEIRDVGVHLLGRRLYETMLYWETADQNPSLDDAELEWVALWNPLPKVVFSTTLSEVQGHARLASGGVAEEIERLRAEPAEGDIAIGGATLAAEAAASGLIDEYRTVVYPVLVGGGIPFFPRSERRVDLELVETRTFGSGVVYLRHRVARQVH, from the coding sequence ATGCGCAGCGTGACCTATTCGATGAACGTCTCACTGGACGGCTACATCGTCGGGCCGGACGGCGACTTCGCCTGGACGGCGCCCGACCCGGACGTCTTCCGCTTCTGGATCGACGAGATCCGAGACGTCGGCGTCCACCTGCTGGGACGACGGCTGTACGAAACGATGCTGTACTGGGAGACCGCCGACCAGAATCCGTCGCTCGACGACGCAGAACTCGAATGGGTCGCGCTCTGGAATCCACTGCCGAAGGTGGTGTTCTCCACCACGCTGTCGGAGGTTCAGGGCCATGCCCGCCTGGCCTCCGGCGGCGTGGCCGAGGAGATCGAGCGGTTGCGAGCCGAGCCGGCGGAGGGCGACATCGCGATCGGCGGCGCGACTCTCGCCGCCGAGGCGGCCGCGTCGGGTCTGATCGACGAGTACCGGACCGTGGTCTACCCGGTGCTGGTCGGCGGTGGCATTCCGTTCTTTCCCCGGAGCGAGCGCCGGGTGGATCTCGAACTCGTCGAGACCCGCACCTTCGGCTCGGGAGTCGTCTACCTCCGCCACCGCGTGGCGCGCCAGGTGCATTGA
- a CDS encoding TauD/TfdA dioxygenase family protein has translation MTTDSSMTDEAVRDAGVEVKPVAGHIGAEISGVDLAADLDDTVVAAIRAAVLRWKVVFFRGQRLDHAGHVAFARRFGETVVLPRRGKASPPDFPEIETTADRLELGGRFGMEHDEWLRRRRHSLLRGWHCDHGARVDPPAATILRAETVPPYGGDTTWSNLAAAYAGLSAPLRQFVDGLRAEHRLGVGYQPRPGDDAYVRHLLDRQVASLHTLVRVHPETGERILYVNGYYVEQIAGLSRSESAAILQMLLEQAVRPEYTVRFRWEPGSVAFWDNRATMHLAPGDTAHLDHPRIMHRVMLAGDVPVGVDGRASEAITGTAPGRW, from the coding sequence ATGACGACGGACAGTTCGATGACGGACGAGGCGGTGCGGGACGCCGGGGTGGAGGTGAAGCCGGTCGCCGGGCACATCGGTGCCGAGATCAGCGGGGTCGACCTGGCCGCGGACCTGGACGACACCGTGGTCGCCGCGATCAGGGCGGCGGTGCTGCGGTGGAAGGTGGTGTTCTTCCGGGGGCAGCGGCTGGACCACGCCGGGCACGTGGCGTTCGCGCGGCGGTTCGGTGAGACGGTGGTGCTGCCGCGGCGCGGCAAGGCCTCGCCCCCGGACTTCCCCGAGATCGAGACGACCGCCGACCGGCTGGAGCTGGGCGGACGGTTCGGCATGGAGCACGACGAGTGGCTGCGGCGCCGCCGCCACTCGCTGCTGCGCGGCTGGCACTGCGACCACGGCGCCCGCGTCGACCCGCCCGCCGCGACGATCCTGCGGGCCGAGACCGTGCCGCCCTACGGCGGCGACACGACCTGGTCGAACCTCGCGGCGGCGTACGCCGGACTCTCCGCGCCGCTGCGGCAGTTCGTCGACGGGCTGCGGGCCGAGCACCGGCTCGGCGTCGGCTACCAGCCCCGGCCCGGCGACGACGCCTACGTCCGCCACCTGCTGGACCGCCAGGTCGCCTCGCTGCACACCCTGGTGCGCGTCCACCCGGAGACGGGCGAACGGATCCTCTACGTCAACGGCTACTACGTCGAGCAGATCGCCGGCCTCTCCCGGTCCGAGAGCGCCGCGATCCTTCAGATGCTGCTGGAACAGGCGGTCCGGCCCGAGTACACGGTCCGCTTCCGCTGGGAGCCGGGCAGCGTGGCGTTCTGGGACAACCGCGCCACGATGCACCTGGCTCCCGGCGACACCGCACACCTCGACCACCCGCGGATCATGCACCGGGTGATGCTCGCCGGGGACGTGCCCGTCGGGGTGGACGGCAGGGCGTCGGAGGCGATCACCGGGACCGCACCCGGCCGCTGGTGA
- a CDS encoding extracellular solute-binding protein codes for MTDSHLTRRALLRYGAYGAGAAALTGTAASWDRLTGADIPGRDDGSLVVATLGPAYGPEAIRTLREGFRELHPDIKLQINAVQAVDWSDFFAKILTQVAAGTAPDLVYVATEGVQLFAQRLGVALDRWVKRDAAELKEYFADVHPSLVESMMYEGSLFQLPVEFNAADMYLNRQVLRRAGAQYPPADWTRDDFTALLRDMKQASGSRFTPYFWTNRLWGGVVPWLFANGTNLLAESKAPGGEWLWDSFYPAEQRRGRGGGFRWTTPQATHDRVEEVYDYLASLVRDGLCTRPEGGNGQNLIGVFSTGRVGVTPAGGFWAGGLHLAGMDRDGFDVQYFPRWRAQRMQYGAAGYALLRTSQKQEEAWEFIKYAARRDTLTRLFTTNQTTPARRSMLTAGRYEKTGPAHWPVFYDTLDRFPDTGPIPAPPQVAEVEQLLLKHTGTALASPRSVRPALRRLQGDLEKAMERDA; via the coding sequence ATGACCGACTCGCACCTCACCCGCCGCGCCTTGTTGCGGTACGGCGCCTACGGCGCGGGGGCCGCCGCCCTGACCGGCACCGCCGCGAGCTGGGACCGGCTCACCGGAGCCGACATCCCCGGCCGTGACGACGGCTCCCTCGTCGTCGCCACTCTGGGCCCCGCCTACGGGCCGGAGGCCATCCGCACGCTCCGCGAGGGCTTCCGCGAGCTGCACCCCGACATCAAGCTCCAGATCAACGCCGTGCAGGCCGTGGACTGGTCGGACTTCTTCGCGAAGATCCTCACGCAGGTGGCCGCCGGCACCGCCCCCGACCTGGTGTACGTGGCCACCGAGGGCGTGCAGCTGTTCGCGCAGCGGCTCGGCGTGGCCCTGGACAGGTGGGTGAAGCGGGACGCGGCCGAGCTGAAGGAGTACTTCGCCGACGTCCACCCCTCGCTGGTGGAGTCGATGATGTACGAGGGCAGCCTCTTCCAGCTGCCCGTGGAGTTCAACGCCGCCGACATGTACCTCAACCGCCAGGTGCTGCGCAGGGCCGGGGCACAGTACCCGCCGGCCGACTGGACCCGCGACGACTTCACGGCGCTGCTGCGCGACATGAAGCAGGCCAGCGGCTCCCGCTTCACGCCCTACTTCTGGACCAACCGGCTGTGGGGCGGCGTGGTGCCCTGGCTGTTCGCGAACGGCACCAATCTGCTCGCGGAGTCCAAGGCGCCCGGCGGCGAGTGGCTGTGGGACTCCTTCTACCCGGCCGAGCAGCGCAGAGGCCGCGGGGGCGGCTTCCGGTGGACGACGCCGCAGGCCACGCACGACCGGGTGGAGGAGGTCTACGACTATCTCGCCTCCCTCGTCCGGGACGGCCTGTGCACCCGCCCGGAGGGCGGCAACGGCCAGAACCTCATCGGCGTGTTCTCCACCGGCCGGGTCGGTGTCACCCCGGCGGGCGGCTTCTGGGCGGGTGGCCTGCACCTGGCGGGGATGGACCGGGACGGGTTCGACGTGCAGTACTTCCCGCGCTGGCGCGCCCAGCGCATGCAGTACGGCGCGGCGGGCTACGCGCTGCTGCGCACCTCGCAGAAGCAGGAGGAGGCCTGGGAGTTCATCAAGTACGCGGCCCGCAGGGACACCCTGACGCGGCTGTTCACGACGAACCAGACGACCCCGGCCCGCCGCTCGATGCTGACCGCCGGCCGCTACGAGAAGACCGGCCCGGCGCACTGGCCGGTCTTCTACGACACCCTCGACCGGTTCCCCGACACCGGACCGATCCCGGCGCCGCCGCAGGTCGCCGAGGTCGAGCAGCTGCTGCTCAAACACACCGGTACGGCCCTGGCCTCCCCGCGCTCGGTGCGTCCCGCGCTGCGCCGGTTGCAGGGCGACCTGGAGAAGGCCATGGAGCGTGACGCATGA
- a CDS encoding carbohydrate ABC transporter permease, with protein sequence MTNTQIPPARAERPEARPAEDAPRPSARDRGTRLLATLFLAPTIVGIVVFTVVPIVGSVVLSLFHWNVIDSPRFAGAANYGAVFGDETVLVSFRNTLVFMVLAVALQLLVALALALTVNGRMPVWLRSVFRSAFFFPLVLSAASISVVMKYLFNQDFGVVNWLLGFVGIAPVPWLTSENAAMATVVLVYVWQQFGFSFLLFVGGLNNIPKEIHEAAALDGATGLRKHLTVTLPLLSPTLLVASVVGIINALQVFEQPYVLTSGGPGDSTRTVVMVIYETAFEQLRFGEASAVGVLLFVLIMAVTALQFRLSRRFVHYQ encoded by the coding sequence ATGACGAACACCCAGATACCGCCCGCGCGAGCCGAACGGCCCGAGGCCCGGCCCGCCGAGGACGCACCGCGTCCCTCGGCCCGGGACCGCGGCACCCGGCTGCTGGCCACGCTGTTCCTGGCCCCGACGATCGTCGGCATCGTGGTCTTCACGGTCGTCCCGATCGTCGGCTCGGTGGTGCTGAGCCTCTTCCACTGGAACGTGATCGACTCGCCGCGCTTCGCCGGTGCCGCCAACTACGGGGCGGTGTTCGGCGACGAGACCGTGCTGGTGTCCTTCCGCAACACCCTCGTCTTCATGGTCCTCGCGGTGGCGCTGCAACTGCTGGTCGCCCTGGCGCTCGCCCTGACCGTGAACGGGCGGATGCCCGTGTGGCTGCGGTCGGTGTTCCGCTCGGCGTTCTTCTTCCCGCTGGTGCTGTCCGCCGCCTCGATCTCGGTGGTGATGAAGTACCTGTTCAACCAGGACTTCGGGGTGGTCAACTGGCTGCTCGGCTTCGTCGGGATCGCGCCGGTGCCGTGGCTGACGTCGGAGAACGCGGCGATGGCGACCGTGGTCCTGGTCTACGTCTGGCAGCAGTTCGGCTTCTCGTTCCTGCTGTTCGTCGGCGGTCTGAACAACATCCCGAAGGAGATCCACGAGGCCGCCGCACTGGACGGTGCGACCGGCCTGCGCAAGCACCTCACCGTCACGTTGCCGCTGCTGTCGCCGACGCTGCTGGTCGCCTCGGTGGTCGGCATCATCAACGCGCTCCAGGTCTTCGAGCAGCCGTACGTCCTGACCAGCGGCGGTCCCGGCGACTCGACCCGCACGGTCGTGATGGTGATCTACGAGACCGCCTTCGAGCAGCTCCGCTTCGGTGAGGCGTCCGCGGTGGGTGTGCTGCTGTTCGTGCTGATCATGGCGGTCACAGCCCTCCAGTTCCGGCTCAGCCGGCGTTTCGTCCACTACCAGTGA